The following proteins come from a genomic window of Spea bombifrons isolate aSpeBom1 chromosome 10, aSpeBom1.2.pri, whole genome shotgun sequence:
- the SPI1 gene encoding transcription factor PU.1 isoform X3, whose product MEGGLWLPGKWSMVSNKAHPEELVPYETEIYRQPQEYYPYLSDTESHEHYWEYPAPHLHGDLDGFPDSQLTELQNVQGPQLQQLYRHMELDHLHVLEPGLPGPHSHLPLGPQVSYLPRMCLQFPATTQPSSDEEDHGRRSPPLEVSDGEMDSREPNYGMLQGEPGSKKKIRLYQFLLELLQSGDMKDSIWWVDKDKGTFQFSSKHKEALAHRWGIQKGNRKKMTYQKMARALRNYGKTGEVRKVKKKLTYQFSGEVLVKAYAGRKLFHH is encoded by the exons GCACACCCCGAGGAACTGGTTCCATACGAGACTGAGATATATCGCCAACCCCAAGAATACTATCCTTATCTCAGTGACACTGAAAGCCATG AGCATTACTGGGAATACCCGGCCCCTCACCTGCACGGAGATCTGGATGGCTTCCCGGATTCTCAGCTCACGGAACTGCAGAACGTGCAGGGTCCACAGCTACAGCAGCTGTACCGACACATGGAACTGGACCACCTGCATGTCCTGGAACCAGGGCTGCCAGGACCTCATTCACACCTTCCCCTGGGACCTCAG GTATCATATCTGCCCCGGATGTGTCTGCAATTCCCAGCTACCACCCAACCCAGCTCTGATGAAGAGGACCACGGGAGACGTAGCCCCCCGTTGGAAGTTTCCGACGGGGAGATGGATTCACGAGAGCCAAACTATGGGATGTTACAAGGAGAACCAG GCAGCAAGAAGAAAATTCGTCTTTACCAGTTTCTTCTGGAGCTCCTTCAGAGCGGAGACATGAAGGACAGCATTTGGTGGGTAGATAAAGACAAAGGCACATTCCAGTTCTCTTCCAAGCACAAAGAGGCGCTGGCCCATCGCTGGGGTATCCAGAAGGGCAATCGCAAGAAGATGACCTATCAGAAGATGGCCAGGGCGCTGCGTAACTACGGGAAGACCGGTGAAGTGCGTAAAGTGAAGAAGAAGTTGACCTACCAGTTCAGCGGAGAGGTGTTGGTGAAGGCCTACGCCGGGCGGAAACTCTTCCATCATTGA
- the SPI1 gene encoding transcription factor PU.1 isoform X1 produces MEGGLWLPGKWSMVSNKAHPEELVPYETEIYRQPQEYYPYLSDTESHASLLEHYWEYPAPHLHGDLDGFPDSQLTELQNVQGPQLQQLYRHMELDHLHVLEPGLPGPHSHLPLGPQVSYLPRMCLQFPATTQPSSDEEDHGRRSPPLEVSDGEMDSREPNYGMLQGEPGSKKKIRLYQFLLELLQSGDMKDSIWWVDKDKGTFQFSSKHKEALAHRWGIQKGNRKKMTYQKMARALRNYGKTGEVRKVKKKLTYQFSGEVLVKAYAGRKLFHH; encoded by the exons GCACACCCCGAGGAACTGGTTCCATACGAGACTGAGATATATCGCCAACCCCAAGAATACTATCCTTATCTCAGTGACACTGAAAGCCATG CTTCCTTGTTAGAGCATTACTGGGAATACCCGGCCCCTCACCTGCACGGAGATCTGGATGGCTTCCCGGATTCTCAGCTCACGGAACTGCAGAACGTGCAGGGTCCACAGCTACAGCAGCTGTACCGACACATGGAACTGGACCACCTGCATGTCCTGGAACCAGGGCTGCCAGGACCTCATTCACACCTTCCCCTGGGACCTCAG GTATCATATCTGCCCCGGATGTGTCTGCAATTCCCAGCTACCACCCAACCCAGCTCTGATGAAGAGGACCACGGGAGACGTAGCCCCCCGTTGGAAGTTTCCGACGGGGAGATGGATTCACGAGAGCCAAACTATGGGATGTTACAAGGAGAACCAG GCAGCAAGAAGAAAATTCGTCTTTACCAGTTTCTTCTGGAGCTCCTTCAGAGCGGAGACATGAAGGACAGCATTTGGTGGGTAGATAAAGACAAAGGCACATTCCAGTTCTCTTCCAAGCACAAAGAGGCGCTGGCCCATCGCTGGGGTATCCAGAAGGGCAATCGCAAGAAGATGACCTATCAGAAGATGGCCAGGGCGCTGCGTAACTACGGGAAGACCGGTGAAGTGCGTAAAGTGAAGAAGAAGTTGACCTACCAGTTCAGCGGAGAGGTGTTGGTGAAGGCCTACGCCGGGCGGAAACTCTTCCATCATTGA
- the SPI1 gene encoding transcription factor PU.1 isoform X4: MLPVGRMDGFTLIASAHPEELVPYETEIYRQPQEYYPYLSDTESHEHYWEYPAPHLHGDLDGFPDSQLTELQNVQGPQLQQLYRHMELDHLHVLEPGLPGPHSHLPLGPQVSYLPRMCLQFPATTQPSSDEEDHGRRSPPLEVSDGEMDSREPNYGMLQGEPGSKKKIRLYQFLLELLQSGDMKDSIWWVDKDKGTFQFSSKHKEALAHRWGIQKGNRKKMTYQKMARALRNYGKTGEVRKVKKKLTYQFSGEVLVKAYAGRKLFHH; encoded by the exons GCACACCCCGAGGAACTGGTTCCATACGAGACTGAGATATATCGCCAACCCCAAGAATACTATCCTTATCTCAGTGACACTGAAAGCCATG AGCATTACTGGGAATACCCGGCCCCTCACCTGCACGGAGATCTGGATGGCTTCCCGGATTCTCAGCTCACGGAACTGCAGAACGTGCAGGGTCCACAGCTACAGCAGCTGTACCGACACATGGAACTGGACCACCTGCATGTCCTGGAACCAGGGCTGCCAGGACCTCATTCACACCTTCCCCTGGGACCTCAG GTATCATATCTGCCCCGGATGTGTCTGCAATTCCCAGCTACCACCCAACCCAGCTCTGATGAAGAGGACCACGGGAGACGTAGCCCCCCGTTGGAAGTTTCCGACGGGGAGATGGATTCACGAGAGCCAAACTATGGGATGTTACAAGGAGAACCAG GCAGCAAGAAGAAAATTCGTCTTTACCAGTTTCTTCTGGAGCTCCTTCAGAGCGGAGACATGAAGGACAGCATTTGGTGGGTAGATAAAGACAAAGGCACATTCCAGTTCTCTTCCAAGCACAAAGAGGCGCTGGCCCATCGCTGGGGTATCCAGAAGGGCAATCGCAAGAAGATGACCTATCAGAAGATGGCCAGGGCGCTGCGTAACTACGGGAAGACCGGTGAAGTGCGTAAAGTGAAGAAGAAGTTGACCTACCAGTTCAGCGGAGAGGTGTTGGTGAAGGCCTACGCCGGGCGGAAACTCTTCCATCATTGA
- the SPI1 gene encoding transcription factor PU.1 isoform X2: MLPVGRMDGFTLIASAHPEELVPYETEIYRQPQEYYPYLSDTESHASLLEHYWEYPAPHLHGDLDGFPDSQLTELQNVQGPQLQQLYRHMELDHLHVLEPGLPGPHSHLPLGPQVSYLPRMCLQFPATTQPSSDEEDHGRRSPPLEVSDGEMDSREPNYGMLQGEPGSKKKIRLYQFLLELLQSGDMKDSIWWVDKDKGTFQFSSKHKEALAHRWGIQKGNRKKMTYQKMARALRNYGKTGEVRKVKKKLTYQFSGEVLVKAYAGRKLFHH; this comes from the exons GCACACCCCGAGGAACTGGTTCCATACGAGACTGAGATATATCGCCAACCCCAAGAATACTATCCTTATCTCAGTGACACTGAAAGCCATG CTTCCTTGTTAGAGCATTACTGGGAATACCCGGCCCCTCACCTGCACGGAGATCTGGATGGCTTCCCGGATTCTCAGCTCACGGAACTGCAGAACGTGCAGGGTCCACAGCTACAGCAGCTGTACCGACACATGGAACTGGACCACCTGCATGTCCTGGAACCAGGGCTGCCAGGACCTCATTCACACCTTCCCCTGGGACCTCAG GTATCATATCTGCCCCGGATGTGTCTGCAATTCCCAGCTACCACCCAACCCAGCTCTGATGAAGAGGACCACGGGAGACGTAGCCCCCCGTTGGAAGTTTCCGACGGGGAGATGGATTCACGAGAGCCAAACTATGGGATGTTACAAGGAGAACCAG GCAGCAAGAAGAAAATTCGTCTTTACCAGTTTCTTCTGGAGCTCCTTCAGAGCGGAGACATGAAGGACAGCATTTGGTGGGTAGATAAAGACAAAGGCACATTCCAGTTCTCTTCCAAGCACAAAGAGGCGCTGGCCCATCGCTGGGGTATCCAGAAGGGCAATCGCAAGAAGATGACCTATCAGAAGATGGCCAGGGCGCTGCGTAACTACGGGAAGACCGGTGAAGTGCGTAAAGTGAAGAAGAAGTTGACCTACCAGTTCAGCGGAGAGGTGTTGGTGAAGGCCTACGCCGGGCGGAAACTCTTCCATCATTGA